AAGGGTCATGGACCGGGGTCTTAAAGGGGCTGTCATCCTCCCGGGTGTCTAGACGGGTATGACGAAGGGGAGCTGATTGTGCGGGAGGTGGAGCACGTCTGGACCGTCCAGGCGGCCCCCCTGCCGCGCCGAGTTCCGGAGGTTTCCATGACCCGTTACCGTGATGACCGTGACCGCTACGACGACCGCGACCTGACCAACGACGACCGCCGCATGATGGGCCGCCGCTTTGACCGGGACGACCGCAACAACGAGGGCCGCGATGACCGCCGGGGCATGATGGACCGCATCTCGGACACTTTTCAGGGGGAGGGCGACCGCTACGGCGAGCGCTACCTCTACGCCGACCGCTCGGGGAGGGGTCAGCAGGGCATGGGACAGCAGGGCTACGGCGACCGCTCCGGCATGGGGCAGGGCATGGGGTCCGGCCAGGACTACGGCCAGGACCGGTACGGCTCCGGCCAGTCCTCCTACGGGGGCGGACGAATGTCGGGCGGCATGGGGGGTGGCCAGATGGGCGGCATGCAGGGGGGCCAATACGGGGGCGGCCAATATCAGGGCGGCCAGTACAGGGACAGTGATCAGTCCGGCGGCACCCTGGTCTACGGGGCAGGCAGAGGCAGCATGGTGGACTCTGGCCCGGGGTACGGGCAGAGCCAGGGATATGGTCAGGGGTACGGCCAGTCCGGGATGGGCCAGTCCGGCATGGGCCAGATGGGAATGGGCGGCCACCGGGGCCGGGGTCCCAAGGGCTACCAGCGCAGCGACGACCGCATCCGCGAGATGGTCAACGACGCCCTGGAAGACGACGACCACGTGGACGCCAGCGACA
The sequence above is a segment of the Deinococcus budaensis genome. Coding sequences within it:
- a CDS encoding BON domain-containing protein; protein product: MTRYRDDRDRYDDRDLTNDDRRMMGRRFDRDDRNNEGRDDRRGMMDRISDTFQGEGDRYGERYLYADRSGRGQQGMGQQGYGDRSGMGQGMGSGQDYGQDRYGSGQSSYGGGRMSGGMGGGQMGGMQGGQYGGGQYQGGQYRDSDQSGGTLVYGAGRGSMVDSGPGYGQSQGYGQGYGQSGMGQSGMGQMGMGGHRGRGPKGYQRSDDRIREMVNDALEDDDHVDASDIDVQVQGGEVTLTGTVGDRQQKRRAEEAVEHLRGVRDVHNQLRVQRGELGQTGMGQSGASTQSGMSQAGSSQSSLGSQAGGIGMGGGSGSSSSVDRTGSTGYSSTAGTPMGSLGSGAETTDRSGEQR